The Flavobacterium sp. M31R6 nucleotide sequence TTCTACCATTACCGCTTTGTCATTTGCCGAAGGCGTCACAAATCCAAATTTTTCAGCACTTCTTATTTCGTTGAAGAAATTCAAATAATATTGATCTGCAATCACAATATTCAAAAACCCGGAAACCACGTTAAAACGAGCGACTTCCGGAACATTTTCAACCAAATAATTTCCAATTTTATTTCCTAATTCAATAGGGTTGCTTTTTACCAATTTTAGCAATGGAAAAATAACCATCGTAATATCGCCTTCAAACTCTTTTCTTGTGGTTTGAAACTCTATTTTATCAATTGTTACATCAAACAAAGTTTGGATAGCTTTCTCTATAGATGGGGTAAGAATATTGGATAATGACATGTATACTTGATTTTTTTAAGTGTGCAAATATAAGGCTTATTCGCCAAATATAGAAAGTGAAAAATAACATTCTAGTTGGTAGTTCTTATAAAAAGAAAGTGTCCTAAAATATTACTTCCATTCAATAGGAATATTAACTCTCGACATAATCTAATTTATATAGAATACTACTCCTAAAAAATCAAAAAAAAGCATTTTAAAACTACTTAAGCCCAAAAAATATCAAAAAAAAATTTAGTCACAAAATGCTAAAAATCAAAGTTTCCCAATATTTTTTGGAAAGATCTATCAATTTTTTCATGAAATAGTGTTACAAAAAGAAAACAAAACAGTCTTACTTGCAATCATCAATCAAAACAATCAATCAAAAAACAAATTATGAAAATTAAACTATTAGTGTTTTTCCTATTGAGTTTTATAGGAATTGCACAAGCCGAAAACCCTGGAATTATTTCGGGAAAAGTAACAAATAAAGCAACAAACCAACCCGTACAGTATGCTTCAATAGTAATAAAAGATGCCGGAAAAGTAATTACCGGAATTGTTGCTGACGAAAATGGCTCTTTTTTGATAAAAAACTTAGAACTGAAAAAATTCACTTTAGAAGTAGAGTTCATTGGGTACAAAAAATACACTACTTCGTTTGAATTGAGTTCTTCAAAAAAAAGTTCCACTATAGAAATCCTTTTGGAAGAAGAAGCTACAGAACTCCAATCAGTTGATATTATCAAAGAGCATTCCTTAATCGAACAAAAAACAGATCGAAAAATCATCAACGTCGGGAAAGATTTACTGAGCGCAGGAGCAACTGCCGCCGAAATCATGAACAACATTCCTTCGGTAAGTGTCGATCCACAAACCAACGCAGTGAGCCTTAGAGGAAATTCGAACGTTAGGGTATTTGTAGACGGTAAACCAAGTACTGTTGATGCGGCTCAGTTATTGCAGCAAATTCCATCCACTTCAATCAAACAAATTGAATTAATTACCAACCCTTCTGCTAAATACAATCCCGAAGGAATGAGTGGAATTATCAATATCGTTTTAAACAAAAATGCTAAAATAGGTTTTAACGGAAGCATAAACAGCGGAGTAACTTTTGGTGAAACCCCAAAAACAAACTCTTCTTTTGACATGAATTACCGTAATGGTAAAGTGAACATGTATGCCAATTATGGCTTAACGACAGGTAAACATCATAATCATGGACAAGTAGAAACATTTGATGACAATGGAGCTATAGAAAATACTCAAAAATTTGATTTTTCAAATGAGAACACCTCTCACTTAGCCAAAGTGGGACTAGACTTTTATTTGAATGACACCAATACTATTTCTGTTTACACAACCCAAAACATTAATGACGAAAATGGAAAATCTAAAGTAAATGTAGATTTTTCAGACCCTACAGAACCAAGTATCAATCAATTATTAGACACTAAAAACGACAATTATACGCAAACCTATAATCTAGATTATAAGAAAAAATTCAAAAAAGAAGGACATACTCTTGAGTTTGAAGGTAATTACAGTAACAACGACAATACCGAAAACAGTGTATTCAACACTCCTAAAACGAATGACATTACCAATAAAGGGGAAAATGTTTTACTCAATTTGGATTACACCAATCCTTTGACGGAAACCATCAAGCTTGAAGCTGGATTAGAAACGAGAATTGAAAACACCAAAAACAACTTCCTTTTGGATGGTGCCTATAACTCAAATTTCAATTACGAAAGAAAAATTTATTCAGCCTATACCACTTTTTCAAAACAGTGGAATAAATGGAATGCACAAGTTGGAGCCCGTTTTGAAAAATACAACGCTGATGCTTTATTCAAAAAAGTAAATGAAGCCGATGGTACTTTTAATGATAATTTGTTCACGGTGTACCCATCCGGATTTTTAAATTATGCTCCAAATGACAATGATTCCTTTAATCTTAGTGTTTCAAAACGTGTGGACAGACCGAGTATCGACCAAGTAAATCCAATACGTGAATGGAGTACTCCTTTGATAGACTCGGAAGGTAATCCAGAATTACGTCCTCAATTCACCAATTCGGTTGAATTAAATTATACTCGAAAAACCAAAATAGGTTCCATAACATCAGGAGTATTTTACCGTCAAATCAATGACGAGATTTCACGAACCATTTTTGAGAATCCAAATGATCCAGAAAGACAAATTTTATCTTATGCCAATTTGGGCGACAACAATGCTTTTGGAGTGGAACTTTCAGGAAATCTTGATTTTACAAAATGGTATACTGCAAATATTAGTTTTGATGTTTATAACAAAAAAACAAAAGGTTACGTAGAAACGGATTACGTGGAAGTGGATGTCACTACTTTTAACTCTCGCATAAGCAACACTTTTAAAGCCAGTAAAAATTTACGCTTTCAATTGACAGGAATGTACCGTGGTGAAGATTTAGGATTGCAATTCCTAAGAAAACCAATGTGGAGAGTCGATTTAGGTTCAAGCCTTACAGTCCTTAAAGGTAGCGGAACCATAACTGCCAGAGTAAGCGATTTATTTGATAGTATGCATTTTGCTTTTGATGCCACAAAACCCAAAGTACAAACTGGTGAATTCCATTGGGAAAGTCAAACTGCCTATGTAGGATTCAATTATCGTTTTGGAACTGGAAAAAACAAAGCGATTCAAAGAAAAGAAAGAGATAAAAATGAAACCCAAGGAAGTGGCGGGTTCTAAAGATTAGTTTTAATAATTAGGTTGCAAAAAAGAAACCCCAGAGAATGCCAACTCTGGGGTTTCTTATGTTTAAAAAGAATGTTATTGTGAGTTTTTATTTCGACAGTTATAGAATTCTTTAATCAATAACAGAATATATTACCATTTTATAATAGCGCTTGCCCAAGTAAATCCACTACCAAAAGCAGCTAAAACCACAGTATCTCCTGATTTTATTTTTCCTTGTTCCCAAGCTTCGGTCAAAGCAATTGGAATAGAAGCTGCAGTTGTGTTTCCGTACTTTTGGATATTGTTGAATACCTGATCATCATTCAATCCAAATTTCTTTTGTATGTATTGTGAAATTCTCAGATTGGCCTGATGCGGAATCAACATATCAATATCCGAAACCTGCAAATTATTAGCTTCCAAACCTTCGTTGATTACTTCTGCAAAACGGACCACAGCATTTTTAAATACAAATTGTCCGTTCATATGAGGATAATAACTTTCGTCATCCGGATTATTGTCAGCCAAAATATCTGTTACCCAACGACCTCCCATACCCGGAGCTGTCACAACCAATTCTTCGGCGTGAACTCCTTCGGAATGCAAATGTGTCGATAAAATTCCTTTAGTCAAATCTTCTTCTCTACTCAAAATAGCCGCTCCCGCTCCATCTCCAAAAATCACAGAAACGCCTCTTCCACGTGTTGTCATATCCAATCCTGTTGATTGAACTTCGGAACCTATCACAAGAATATTTTTATACATCCCTGTCTTAATATATTGATCCGCCACAGAAAGAGCATACACAAAACCAGAACATTGATTACGTACATCTAATGCCCCAACGGTTCTCAAACCTAAATCACGTTGCACCAAAACCCCAGGTCCTGGAAAATAATAATCGGGACTTAGTGTTGCAAAAACAACAAAATCAATAGCTGAAGCAGCAACACCCGAGCGCTCCATAGCAATTTTTGCGGCTTTTACACCCATTGAAGTCGTCGTATCCTCTCCACGAATGATATGTCTTCTTTCCTGAATCCCTGTTCTTTCTTGAATCCATTCGTCATTAGTAT carries:
- a CDS encoding outer membrane beta-barrel family protein, whose amino-acid sequence is MKIKLLVFFLLSFIGIAQAENPGIISGKVTNKATNQPVQYASIVIKDAGKVITGIVADENGSFLIKNLELKKFTLEVEFIGYKKYTTSFELSSSKKSSTIEILLEEEATELQSVDIIKEHSLIEQKTDRKIINVGKDLLSAGATAAEIMNNIPSVSVDPQTNAVSLRGNSNVRVFVDGKPSTVDAAQLLQQIPSTSIKQIELITNPSAKYNPEGMSGIINIVLNKNAKIGFNGSINSGVTFGETPKTNSSFDMNYRNGKVNMYANYGLTTGKHHNHGQVETFDDNGAIENTQKFDFSNENTSHLAKVGLDFYLNDTNTISVYTTQNINDENGKSKVNVDFSDPTEPSINQLLDTKNDNYTQTYNLDYKKKFKKEGHTLEFEGNYSNNDNTENSVFNTPKTNDITNKGENVLLNLDYTNPLTETIKLEAGLETRIENTKNNFLLDGAYNSNFNYERKIYSAYTTFSKQWNKWNAQVGARFEKYNADALFKKVNEADGTFNDNLFTVYPSGFLNYAPNDNDSFNLSVSKRVDRPSIDQVNPIREWSTPLIDSEGNPELRPQFTNSVELNYTRKTKIGSITSGVFYRQINDEISRTIFENPNDPERQILSYANLGDNNAFGVELSGNLDFTKWYTANISFDVYNKKTKGYVETDYVEVDVTTFNSRISNTFKASKNLRFQLTGMYRGEDLGLQFLRKPMWRVDLGSSLTVLKGSGTITARVSDLFDSMHFAFDATKPKVQTGEFHWESQTAYVGFNYRFGTGKNKAIQRKERDKNETQGSGGF
- a CDS encoding 3-oxoacyl-ACP synthase III family protein — its product is MYHSKITGLGYYVPENVVTNDDLSKIIDTNDEWIQERTGIQERRHIIRGEDTTTSMGVKAAKIAMERSGVAASAIDFVVFATLSPDYYFPGPGVLVQRDLGLRTVGALDVRNQCSGFVYALSVADQYIKTGMYKNILVIGSEVQSTGLDMTTRGRGVSVIFGDGAGAAILSREEDLTKGILSTHLHSEGVHAEELVVTAPGMGGRWVTDILADNNPDDESYYPHMNGQFVFKNAVVRFAEVINEGLEANNLQVSDIDMLIPHQANLRISQYIQKKFGLNDDQVFNNIQKYGNTTAASIPIALTEAWEQGKIKSGDTVVLAAFGSGFTWASAIIKW